Within the Chloroflexota bacterium genome, the region GTAGGCGGGGGACATGAACTTTTCTCCGTATCGGTATCGGTAAAGGAGAATTCCCATGTCTATTTCCATCTTCGTCAGGAGAAGCGGCCTGATGCGGTAGGTTCTCATCTTTTCTGCCCGGCTCCTTTCATATCGCTGTCATGCGCCCGTGAGGAAAAACGTCGTCTTCTTGCCTATTATACTATATTCAGCTTAGAATTACCTGAGCAGCATTGGCTGCCGCCGAAAGAGCCGAAGTGGCGTGCCAAAAGAAAAGGATAGGAGGTAAAAATGGTCAATTACGTACAACATTTTGGTCTGACGGTCAGCAATTTGGACGAAGCTTTGCACTTTTTCCGCGACCTACTTGGACTGGAAACAACGGAAGTGCGGGAGACCAGCGGAGAGCGTCCGGAGATCATTCTGGGCATTAAAGGCGCTTCGCTGCGACTGGCCATAGTGAAAGTCCCGGACGGCAATAACATTGAAGTGATCGAATATTTCAACCCCAAGGGAACAAAGCTGGATCTGAGAACTTGTAATCCCGGCGTGCCCCACATCGCTTTTGCGGTGGATGATATCCAAAAGATATATGAGGACCTCGGCGCCAAAGGGGTGAAGTTCGTCAATCCGCCGTACTGGGGTGGTACAAGTGTGGCTGGTCCGGGCTGGGGTGTCTGCTTTCTCAGAGGGCCAGACGGCATCTCAATCGAGCTGATGCAGCCGCCGAAAGAAAAATAGCTCATTATATATTATTTTAGCTTCCTCCCATACGTATATTAAGGCGCGGGCTGCAGGTTTGGGAGTGGGGGGAGTTTTGGTAGAGCAAGTTGTGCAATAAATAGAACTTTTAGGTTAACGTTTAATATCGCTTGACTGATTTCTCTAGCTTTCCCTGTCCAGTACAAATAAATCTGATGGATGTCTTTGAAAACACCATAATCTAGACGTATACTAAGTATATTAAATTAATATTGGTAAGGTTTTCCAAGCTATGGTAAGCGATG harbors:
- a CDS encoding VOC family protein — translated: MVNYVQHFGLTVSNLDEALHFFRDLLGLETTEVRETSGERPEIILGIKGASLRLAIVKVPDGNNIEVIEYFNPKGTKLDLRTCNPGVPHIAFAVDDIQKIYEDLGAKGVKFVNPPYWGGTSVAGPGWGVCFLRGPDGISIELMQPPKEK